A genome region from Geobacter pickeringii includes the following:
- a CDS encoding filamentous haemagglutinin family protein: protein MLKKISAITLTVNMISFPALSDAGQSPRFKSMSAVPLPPSVTQLPVLKNVVSGVLTPVTDGARNTMTVTQTQDKAVVDWQSFDVGSQATVSFTGQQNWSVLNRIDDVKPSLIFGKVLADQRVILVNRNGIYFDKGSQFNSQSLTASSLSLWKADFDKGVMKFRSTDESGTAYTPGPIINAGTMGPALVRNADGSIVTNPDGSAKILPGNSVYLVGGSVENSGTITAPVGQIGLAAGDTVEIRPDDRGPNAVAVTMPASPTLSYDVINHPSGVMTAETGLVGMYGGTVTQNGIIRAVTAVKKNGQIELKASNRIITGAGSETSTPVSDDPETVNETFPEQKGIITLGGLDPSRPVVVDGVQTGRIELNGVMRSQSGNVYLSATDRVFMGAGSLLDVSGVIQQKAKPAEANLLEAKLTSQKLSDDFLQKNGLLFNASIKFDAHLGSTIGNVSDYLLQRDVTAQDRSISGGMVRVTSKSGDIVMKKGAQILMGGGKTHYNAGSYAITTLVSGGKSYFIHEAPTNLAYDRIGERRLYRPEHDEGGDAGTLTLLGRKIYLDGAIDSSVTRGLYQTKTAEPTDAIGRQYARGLREPKGGTLEIGDVIVADRLNSSVRSLDLVTGDITIKGGALNESADITADSDVQLAGPSRISADLLSGAGLNTLFVSGNGTLSIEKGARIAVQPTGTINAVAERIVHDGELAAAGGTIKLQTIDSVKPLDAPVTQRIFLGEHSVTSVAGERLDEALPSGVWRGFARTAGGSVEIKDRAREGGLGVGVTDGALIDVSGGYYADANRKVTGGDAGTLQIQGETMILHGEMRGDALLGKKGGSILLHGGDVTVSRERDAMPASFGKDTAVPDPLKGKLNLWTGALDCSGFSRIELRSAGDLTVTDGAVLAPSLTRQVVPLAGRVFHRQLQDAPPELAGQTWVRGTAGMQLDRNAEGLNDNTAATLSIRPGATVNVAPGGEVTLTGQQVNIAGSIIAPASTVGIEAKNGDLTVKGGAKITASAYNLNDIAPVASYVPLGITPLNGGTVSLKTPGTLTLEGGSAIDVSGSAPATAYLKRADGRISQAVVAGAPGAVSFDSGMLADNSRLTAFSYLPGMPGGSFSLTSRNPAGISLDQALFSRLTTNGFDSLSFIVPGTMTLAGPIAATAGRSIALNTPELLVTDNATLAAPWIRLLNGSSQVETTGRSPVAGNGSLSLKGSWIDLEGDVAISGAGKVELSAQETIRATDRKYNNNTIPGIWLGRLATPGALSLVSSVVYPTSLSNFTFSAGGDISVAPSGSQAPLLASAGGRLAFETPGSITVSGSIAAPMGTVDLKTTGQDKRIYVEKGARISVTGQALAKYGSSDEVSWTITDRASANDRDVTAEPAKGITLSAGKGEVIVRGGATVDASGGGGIFSYQFQPGITGTNDPLKKKGRYVIMPDNSVRIPGDAVYLSGGNGLAPGVYSLLPEEYAFLPGALVVTDLGVTVAPNEARTTSEGYVVAAGYRTTQGSGTTASLWKGFEIRRAADVLKEGSFNPHILVAGNGGDMTVSGATTIIEGTLAAAALPGGTGFQGGVVNLSGRNMTILKTPLPLPAGFGVTTPLEDRFKGTFQIADSSISDKGFREVRLGSYNAAAPTDPGTTSTVTIETGSTVNAGAITVGAADAITLKDGATVNATGTGAQSGTVSLVTGGTLSIGQNGAVSGVNGVVLDTTALDLKGTVQSSKGEVALKSDRIIYTSDADTDRSARALYVTDSLWRTLSANPVMRLASRSDMLFRSNFALDNGGRFTLEASRIGSVNGATVTVGSDTNRLKSFTMKGVGSNPRSAPQSGNGVFTASADSIAVGPGSQVLDGFASVNIRAKNDLTFTGVGTLATAGDMDLQGGRITGAGYRTSQDVYQKGDYAVSAGGVLTTEGTTGTAGTSAVPGGKLAFEARSITHSGAIDLPSGTVSMKATGTGADDGIYLKAGSSIAAKGKNFATAASDVSIPFDGGSVELNAGAGTFRQEAGAVIDVSAEAGGDAGRIAVAAVNKAAELSGTLSGTAGAGNRGGSFSLDTQSVADLSTLAGKVAGGGFTDSIAVRARTGDLTLDGGKTLKGSDVRLAADAGAITVNGTVDASGATGGVVDLAAANAVVVGTTGQILAKAGGTGTGNGGDVSLRSVNGAVQVAGTIDAGGSTGGRGGTVTLDAGRTATGGSAADNDVMVVLSGSVTGADRLDVVATRTDRQAQQILAVDGTMIAAKDAENQAFVANAASAAARLRDAFVAGGGKAESFHFRPGVQIENDGAINVAGPVALTGYRYGGEAGVLGLRATGNLTVSQDIMDNPTAVPALHSSTAAESWRIGLVAGADRNAADRMATVRNVGDITVADKKRVYTERGGIDFAAGNNMTINQGGTGTMIDSTTPFVIGSYAGPIRGAVGNDLKMAGAIQTATGNIRINVGNDLYTQTDSLHKLGAIRTLGEHADFANKMGNFWEYGNGGSIALRVGRNINNPADTSSNVIITNAWDKTYARCSDPSCRSLPKVWGASYQTDTRANTLTTSGLATLGGGSLDIRAGGAFIGQAGTFGAGNLRLTTGGDMKGRFLVRQGEGKLRSTGNLGSTNDRPVFEMFDADLRVTAAGDTLVGGVVNPGLARPGMEIGSGNNLRLRNLYGQSAAIRLASLGGDVALSTRSFYTVTSASSNGSSVLPSTLEAYAGRAIRLETASLMLSPYKSGNLRLAAAGDISGVVPSGIPDNVLQTTFIKMLETDPDLSTMYGEASRFDPNSLWLRTREASLLHKNDSQPVKITAAGNVTNLELLIPKSAAITAGADVRNLILAGENLNEGDTTLVKAGGDIELATRKIKTISVGANNKKSIQKNQNNTGIKIDGPGSFVMQAGGSIDLGDSDGIDTNGNGLNYLLPKKASTIVLAAGVGQQLSGDGTTALMGSIKKSGEEYSNLKATGDGAGADAVLAKARQNSIDPLFSGRPSGSISMVSSEVSSKGGSDVYLIASGDVNVGKSAFVDKDMDKSSIPPTGVTTAAGGDIGVLARGNINVNESRIMTFFGGNITVWSDHGDINAGRGSRTAISAEAPKTVFNASTNQYEYKFTAPAVGSGIRTLTYDPDGVLGPLKAPETGDIALVAPNGAIDAGEAGIVGRRVTLGAREVLNRQAIGALLSVVGAPKASGAVSLGSMSGSNSLAQSSRMVEKVSSLGGEGDRSTNNEAKKVDKFLSSWIDVKFISFDQEQQEGEGR from the coding sequence ATGCTGAAAAAGATAAGCGCCATTACCCTGACGGTGAACATGATTTCGTTCCCTGCGCTTTCCGATGCGGGGCAGTCGCCCCGTTTCAAGTCCATGTCCGCGGTCCCCCTGCCTCCGTCCGTCACTCAGTTGCCGGTACTCAAAAACGTCGTCTCCGGGGTGCTGACACCGGTCACCGATGGGGCCAGGAACACCATGACGGTGACCCAGACCCAGGACAAGGCCGTCGTCGACTGGCAATCGTTCGATGTCGGTTCGCAAGCCACCGTCAGTTTCACGGGGCAGCAGAACTGGAGCGTTCTCAACCGGATCGATGACGTAAAGCCGAGCCTCATTTTCGGCAAGGTTCTCGCGGACCAGCGGGTCATCCTCGTCAACAGGAACGGCATCTACTTCGATAAGGGCTCCCAGTTCAACAGCCAGTCCCTGACCGCGTCGTCGCTCTCCCTCTGGAAAGCGGATTTCGACAAGGGGGTCATGAAGTTCCGGTCCACCGACGAGAGCGGAACCGCCTACACCCCCGGTCCCATAATTAACGCGGGGACCATGGGGCCGGCATTGGTCAGAAATGCCGACGGCAGCATTGTGACGAATCCCGACGGCTCGGCGAAAATCCTCCCCGGCAATTCGGTCTACCTCGTGGGGGGGAGCGTCGAAAACAGCGGGACCATCACCGCACCGGTGGGGCAGATCGGCCTGGCCGCCGGCGACACCGTGGAGATCAGGCCCGACGACAGGGGACCGAACGCGGTGGCGGTGACCATGCCGGCTTCGCCCACGCTCTCCTATGACGTGATCAACCACCCGAGCGGCGTCATGACCGCGGAAACGGGCCTGGTGGGGATGTATGGCGGGACGGTGACCCAGAACGGCATTATCCGGGCGGTTACCGCGGTCAAGAAGAACGGGCAGATCGAACTCAAGGCCAGCAACCGGATAATCACCGGTGCCGGAAGCGAGACCAGCACCCCCGTCTCCGATGACCCGGAGACGGTGAACGAAACCTTTCCGGAGCAGAAGGGGATCATCACCCTCGGGGGGCTCGACCCCAGCCGGCCGGTGGTGGTGGATGGCGTCCAGACCGGGCGCATCGAGCTCAATGGCGTTATGCGCTCCCAATCGGGGAATGTGTACCTGTCGGCTACGGACCGCGTTTTCATGGGGGCCGGCAGCCTCCTCGACGTGAGCGGCGTCATCCAGCAAAAAGCCAAGCCGGCCGAGGCGAATCTCCTGGAGGCAAAACTGACGAGCCAGAAGCTCAGCGACGATTTCCTCCAGAAAAACGGCCTGCTGTTCAACGCCTCCATCAAATTCGACGCCCACCTCGGCTCGACGATCGGCAACGTTTCCGACTACCTGCTGCAGCGCGACGTGACGGCCCAGGACAGGAGCATATCGGGCGGAATGGTCAGGGTTACCAGCAAATCCGGCGACATTGTGATGAAGAAGGGTGCCCAGATCCTTATGGGGGGCGGGAAGACCCACTACAATGCCGGTTCCTACGCCATTACCACCCTCGTTTCCGGAGGGAAGTCGTATTTCATCCACGAAGCGCCCACAAACCTCGCGTACGACAGGATAGGCGAGCGCCGCCTCTACCGCCCCGAGCATGACGAAGGGGGGGATGCCGGCACGCTGACATTGCTCGGTCGGAAGATCTATCTGGACGGCGCCATCGACTCCTCCGTCACCAGGGGGCTCTATCAGACGAAAACCGCGGAGCCGACGGATGCCATCGGAAGGCAATACGCGAGAGGTCTCAGGGAGCCCAAGGGTGGCACCCTTGAAATCGGGGACGTGATTGTCGCGGACCGGCTCAACTCGTCCGTGCGAAGTCTCGACCTCGTTACCGGCGACATCACCATCAAGGGGGGAGCGCTGAATGAATCGGCCGACATCACCGCCGACTCCGATGTCCAGCTTGCCGGTCCGTCCCGCATCTCCGCCGATCTCCTTTCCGGTGCGGGGCTGAACACCCTGTTCGTTTCCGGCAACGGGACCCTGAGTATCGAAAAGGGGGCCCGGATTGCCGTCCAGCCCACCGGAACCATCAACGCCGTTGCCGAGAGGATCGTGCATGACGGTGAGCTGGCGGCGGCGGGGGGGACGATCAAGCTCCAGACGATCGACAGCGTGAAGCCGCTCGATGCTCCCGTCACCCAGCGCATTTTCCTCGGCGAGCATAGCGTGACGTCCGTAGCGGGCGAACGGCTGGACGAGGCCCTGCCTTCCGGCGTATGGCGCGGCTTTGCCCGGACTGCCGGAGGCTCGGTCGAGATCAAGGACCGGGCGCGGGAGGGGGGGCTCGGGGTCGGGGTGACGGATGGCGCGCTCATCGACGTCAGCGGCGGATATTATGCCGATGCCAACCGGAAGGTGACCGGTGGCGACGCGGGGACCCTGCAGATCCAGGGAGAGACCATGATCCTCCACGGGGAGATGCGCGGCGATGCCCTCCTCGGCAAGAAGGGGGGAAGCATTCTGCTTCACGGGGGTGACGTCACCGTTTCCCGGGAGCGTGACGCCATGCCGGCATCGTTCGGGAAGGATACGGCGGTCCCCGACCCCCTCAAGGGGAAACTCAACCTCTGGACGGGGGCGCTGGACTGTTCCGGTTTCTCGCGCATCGAACTCAGATCGGCCGGCGATCTTACCGTGACCGACGGGGCCGTGCTCGCTCCGTCCCTGACGCGTCAGGTGGTGCCGCTTGCGGGGAGGGTGTTCCACAGGCAGTTGCAGGATGCCCCCCCCGAGCTTGCGGGTCAGACGTGGGTCCGGGGAACTGCCGGCATGCAGCTTGACCGCAACGCCGAAGGGCTCAACGACAACACCGCCGCCACCTTGTCGATTCGCCCCGGGGCCACGGTGAACGTTGCCCCCGGCGGGGAAGTTACCCTGACCGGGCAGCAGGTGAACATCGCCGGAAGCATCATCGCCCCGGCAAGCACCGTCGGCATCGAGGCAAAAAATGGCGATCTCACGGTCAAAGGCGGCGCGAAGATCACCGCCTCAGCCTACAACCTGAACGATATCGCCCCGGTTGCCAGCTATGTTCCGCTGGGGATCACTCCCTTGAACGGCGGAACCGTCTCGCTCAAGACCCCCGGCACCCTGACCCTCGAAGGCGGTTCCGCCATCGATGTCTCGGGCTCTGCCCCCGCAACGGCATACCTGAAGAGGGCCGACGGCCGGATCAGCCAGGCGGTGGTGGCGGGTGCCCCCGGAGCGGTGTCGTTCGACAGCGGCATGCTCGCGGACAACTCCCGACTGACGGCCTTCTCATACCTGCCGGGGATGCCGGGAGGGAGCTTTTCCCTCACGTCGCGGAATCCGGCCGGTATCAGCCTCGACCAGGCACTCTTCTCGCGGCTGACGACAAACGGCTTTGACAGCCTGTCGTTCATCGTCCCGGGAACCATGACCCTTGCCGGCCCGATCGCGGCCACAGCCGGCAGGAGCATCGCCCTGAACACCCCCGAGCTGCTGGTGACCGACAATGCAACCCTCGCCGCTCCCTGGATCCGCCTGTTAAACGGCTCTTCACAGGTGGAAACCACGGGGCGGAGTCCCGTGGCCGGTAACGGTTCTCTCTCGCTGAAGGGGAGCTGGATCGATCTGGAAGGCGACGTGGCGATCTCCGGGGCCGGGAAGGTGGAGCTTTCCGCACAGGAAACGATCCGGGCAACGGACCGGAAGTACAACAACAACACCATCCCGGGGATCTGGCTGGGCCGCCTGGCGACTCCCGGTGCGCTCTCGCTGGTCTCCAGCGTCGTGTATCCGACCTCCCTCTCCAACTTCACCTTCTCTGCCGGCGGCGACATTTCGGTGGCACCTTCGGGAAGCCAGGCCCCCCTCCTGGCCTCGGCAGGGGGGAGGCTCGCTTTCGAAACGCCCGGCTCCATAACCGTCAGCGGCTCCATTGCCGCGCCGATGGGGACGGTCGATCTGAAGACAACGGGCCAGGACAAAAGGATCTACGTCGAGAAGGGTGCCCGCATCTCGGTAACGGGGCAGGCCCTGGCGAAATATGGCTCCTCCGACGAGGTGAGCTGGACGATCACGGACAGGGCCAGCGCCAACGACCGGGATGTGACCGCCGAACCCGCCAAGGGGATTACCCTGAGCGCCGGCAAGGGTGAGGTGATCGTCCGCGGCGGCGCCACCGTCGATGCGTCGGGAGGGGGAGGGATTTTCAGCTACCAGTTCCAGCCCGGCATCACCGGCACCAATGATCCGCTGAAGAAAAAGGGGCGCTACGTCATCATGCCGGACAATTCCGTCCGGATTCCGGGTGACGCGGTCTATCTGTCCGGGGGGAACGGGCTGGCACCGGGGGTGTACAGCCTCCTCCCCGAGGAGTATGCATTTCTCCCCGGCGCCCTGGTCGTGACCGACCTGGGGGTCACCGTCGCGCCGAACGAGGCGAGAACGACCAGTGAGGGATACGTGGTAGCTGCCGGGTACCGGACGACCCAGGGGAGCGGCACGACCGCGTCGCTCTGGAAAGGGTTCGAGATCAGGCGGGCGGCGGATGTTCTCAAGGAGGGGAGCTTCAATCCCCATATCCTCGTTGCCGGAAACGGCGGCGACATGACCGTGAGCGGGGCCACGACGATCATCGAGGGAACGCTGGCCGCGGCTGCCCTTCCGGGAGGGACGGGCTTCCAGGGTGGCGTGGTCAACCTCAGTGGCAGGAACATGACGATTCTCAAGACGCCGCTCCCCCTTCCCGCGGGATTCGGCGTCACGACGCCCCTGGAGGACCGGTTCAAGGGGACCTTCCAGATTGCCGATTCGTCCATATCCGACAAGGGGTTCAGAGAGGTCCGGCTGGGGAGCTACAATGCCGCCGCCCCCACCGACCCGGGCACCACCTCGACTGTTACCATCGAGACGGGGAGTACGGTGAATGCGGGTGCGATCACGGTCGGCGCGGCCGATGCCATCACCCTCAAGGACGGGGCCACGGTGAACGCCACCGGGACCGGCGCGCAGAGCGGAACGGTAAGCCTGGTCACCGGGGGAACACTCTCCATCGGCCAGAACGGGGCGGTTTCCGGCGTGAACGGGGTTGTTCTCGACACAACGGCCCTTGACCTGAAGGGAACGGTACAGAGCAGCAAAGGAGAGGTTGCCCTCAAGAGCGACAGGATCATCTATACCAGCGACGCCGATACGGACCGGAGCGCCCGGGCACTGTACGTGACCGACAGTCTCTGGAGAACCCTCTCGGCTAATCCGGTCATGCGTCTGGCGTCGCGCTCCGACATGCTTTTCCGCAGCAATTTCGCCCTCGACAACGGCGGCCGGTTCACGCTGGAAGCCTCCCGGATCGGCAGCGTCAACGGCGCCACCGTCACGGTCGGTTCGGATACGAATCGCCTGAAGAGTTTCACCATGAAGGGTGTCGGCTCGAATCCGAGGAGTGCCCCCCAGAGCGGGAACGGGGTTTTCACCGCCTCTGCCGATTCGATCGCCGTCGGGCCGGGAAGCCAGGTCCTGGACGGCTTCGCCTCCGTGAATATCCGGGCGAAGAACGACCTCACCTTTACCGGCGTCGGAACTCTCGCGACGGCCGGGGATATGGATCTGCAAGGGGGACGCATCACCGGGGCGGGATATCGAACCTCCCAGGATGTGTACCAGAAGGGTGACTACGCGGTCAGCGCCGGCGGCGTTCTCACCACGGAGGGGACGACCGGAACGGCGGGAACCTCGGCCGTGCCCGGCGGGAAGCTTGCCTTCGAGGCCCGCAGTATCACCCACTCCGGGGCCATTGACCTTCCGTCGGGAACGGTTTCCATGAAAGCCACGGGAACCGGTGCCGATGACGGGATCTATCTGAAAGCGGGAAGCAGCATTGCGGCCAAGGGGAAGAATTTCGCAACCGCTGCCAGCGACGTGAGCATCCCCTTCGACGGGGGGAGCGTGGAACTCAATGCCGGGGCAGGCACCTTCCGGCAGGAGGCGGGCGCTGTCATCGATGTCTCGGCCGAGGCGGGTGGCGATGCCGGTCGCATAGCCGTTGCGGCCGTCAATAAGGCCGCGGAGCTCTCCGGTACCCTGAGCGGAACAGCCGGAGCGGGGAACCGGGGGGGAAGTTTCTCGCTGGACACCCAGTCGGTCGCGGACCTTTCCACCCTTGCCGGAAAAGTCGCTGGCGGAGGGTTTACCGATTCCATAGCGGTCAGGGCCCGGACCGGGGACCTGACGCTCGATGGCGGCAAGACCCTGAAGGGATCGGACGTCCGTCTTGCCGCCGACGCCGGTGCCATCACCGTGAACGGAACGGTGGACGCTTCGGGTGCAACGGGCGGGGTGGTGGACCTTGCCGCCGCCAATGCCGTGGTGGTGGGCACCACCGGTCAGATTCTGGCGAAGGCGGGAGGGACCGGCACGGGGAATGGCGGCGACGTCTCCCTGCGTTCCGTCAACGGGGCGGTTCAGGTCGCCGGAACCATCGATGCGGGCGGCTCGACAGGGGGCAGGGGGGGGACCGTCACGCTTGATGCAGGCCGTACCGCAACCGGCGGGTCCGCTGCCGACAACGATGTGATGGTTGTCCTTTCCGGATCGGTCACCGGTGCCGACCGGCTTGACGTGGTGGCAACCAGGACGGACCGGCAGGCGCAGCAGATCCTTGCCGTGGACGGGACCATGATTGCGGCGAAGGATGCGGAAAACCAGGCCTTCGTGGCCAATGCCGCCTCTGCCGCCGCCCGCCTGCGGGACGCATTCGTCGCCGGGGGGGGGAAGGCGGAGTCATTCCATTTCCGTCCGGGGGTCCAGATCGAGAATGACGGGGCGATCAACGTGGCAGGGCCGGTTGCCCTGACCGGATACCGCTACGGCGGCGAAGCGGGGGTGCTGGGGCTGCGGGCGACCGGCAACCTCACCGTGAGCCAGGACATCATGGACAATCCGACGGCGGTACCGGCGCTCCACAGTTCCACCGCCGCGGAGTCGTGGCGGATCGGGCTGGTTGCCGGCGCGGACCGGAACGCCGCGGACCGGATGGCTACGGTCAGGAACGTGGGGGACATTACCGTAGCGGACAAGAAACGCGTCTATACCGAGCGGGGAGGCATCGACTTCGCGGCCGGCAATAACATGACCATCAACCAAGGTGGCACGGGAACCATGATCGACAGCACCACCCCCTTTGTGATCGGGAGCTATGCCGGCCCCATCCGGGGAGCCGTGGGGAACGATCTCAAAATGGCGGGAGCCATCCAGACCGCCACCGGGAATATCAGGATCAATGTCGGGAACGATCTGTACACGCAGACCGACTCACTTCACAAGCTCGGCGCGATCCGCACCCTTGGCGAGCACGCCGACTTCGCAAACAAAATGGGTAATTTCTGGGAATACGGCAATGGCGGCAGCATCGCGCTCCGGGTCGGCCGGAACATCAACAACCCCGCCGACACCAGCAGCAATGTCATCATCACCAATGCCTGGGACAAGACCTATGCACGCTGTTCCGACCCCTCCTGTCGTTCTCTCCCCAAGGTGTGGGGGGCGAGCTACCAGACCGATACCCGGGCAAATACCCTGACGACCAGCGGCCTGGCCACCCTCGGCGGGGGGAGCCTCGATATCCGTGCGGGAGGGGCGTTCATCGGCCAGGCGGGAACGTTCGGCGCCGGAAATCTCCGTCTCACGACGGGAGGCGACATGAAGGGGCGGTTCCTGGTGAGGCAGGGGGAGGGCAAACTTCGTTCGACCGGAAACCTGGGAAGCACGAATGACCGGCCGGTCTTCGAAATGTTCGACGCCGACCTGCGGGTAACCGCGGCGGGAGATACGCTGGTCGGCGGGGTGGTCAACCCCGGCCTGGCCCGGCCCGGCATGGAGATCGGTTCCGGCAACAACCTGCGGCTGCGCAACCTTTACGGGCAATCCGCCGCGATACGGCTGGCGTCCCTCGGGGGGGATGTGGCCCTGTCGACCCGCTCGTTCTATACGGTTACCTCAGCCAGTTCCAATGGGTCGAGTGTGCTCCCCTCCACCCTTGAGGCCTACGCGGGACGCGCCATCCGCCTTGAAACCGCATCCCTGATGCTTTCACCGTACAAGTCGGGCAATTTGAGACTTGCCGCCGCCGGCGATATTTCGGGGGTTGTTCCGTCGGGCATACCCGACAACGTTCTGCAGACAACCTTCATCAAGATGCTGGAAACCGATCCCGATCTCTCCACGATGTATGGCGAGGCAAGCCGCTTCGATCCGAACAGCCTGTGGCTGAGGACCAGGGAGGCCTCTCTGCTCCACAAGAACGATTCGCAGCCGGTGAAGATCACTGCCGCAGGCAACGTGACGAACCTGGAGCTGCTGATTCCGAAGAGCGCCGCGATAACAGCGGGTGCGGACGTCCGCAACCTGATCCTTGCCGGTGAGAACCTCAACGAGGGCGACACGACCCTCGTCAAGGCGGGGGGGGATATCGAACTTGCGACCCGCAAGATCAAGACGATTTCCGTCGGTGCCAACAACAAAAAGAGCATACAGAAGAATCAGAATAATACCGGCATCAAGATTGACGGTCCGGGTTCCTTTGTGATGCAGGCCGGAGGCAGCATCGACCTGGGCGACTCGGACGGGATCGACACCAACGGCAACGGCCTGAACTATCTGCTTCCGAAAAAGGCGAGCACGATCGTTCTGGCGGCGGGTGTGGGACAGCAGCTCTCGGGTGACGGGACAACCGCCTTGATGGGGTCCATAAAGAAGAGCGGCGAGGAGTACAGCAACCTGAAGGCGACCGGCGACGGGGCAGGAGCTGACGCGGTCCTGGCAAAGGCCCGCCAGAACTCTATCGATCCCCTGTTCAGCGGCCGTCCTTCCGGCTCCATCAGCATGGTTTCTTCCGAGGTTTCGAGCAAGGGGGGGTCGGATGTCTACCTCATTGCCTCCGGTGATGTCAACGTCGGCAAGTCGGCCTTTGTCGACAAGGATATGGACAAGAGCTCGATTCCGCCAACAGGGGTGACCACTGCGGCGGGGGGGGACATCGGGGTGCTGGCCCGCGGAAACATCAACGTCAACGAGTCCCGGATCATGACGTTCTTCGGCGGCAACATCACCGTCTGGAGCGATCATGGCGATATCAACGCCGGCCGCGGTTCGCGGACGGCCATCAGCGCCGAGGCCCCGAAGACCGTCTTCAATGCCAGTACCAATCAGTACGAATACAAGTTCACCGCGCCGGCGGTCGGCAGCGGCATCAGAACGCTCACCTACGATCCTGACGGGGTGCTGGGTCCCCTCAAGGCGCCGGAGACGGGGGACATCGCGCTCGTTGCTCCCAACGGCGCGATCGACGCCGGCGAAGCGGGTATCGTGGGAAGACGGGTCACCCTCGGTGCCCGGGAGGTTCTTAACCGCCAGGCCATTGGTGCCCTGCTTTCCGTGGTCGGTGCGCCCAAGGCCTCCGGGGCGGTCAGCCTCGGCTCCATGAGCGGGTCGAACTCACTGGCCCAGAGCAGCCGGATGGTCGAGAAGGTTTCTTCTCTCGGCGGAGAAGGGGACCGTTCCACAAATAATGAAGCAAAGAAGGTCGACAAGTTCCTCTCTTCCTGGATCGACGTGAAATTCATCAGTTTCGATCAGGAGCAGCAGGAAGGCGAAGGCCGGTAA